One region of Mucilaginibacter gotjawali genomic DNA includes:
- a CDS encoding polysaccharide deacetylase family protein, translated as MVKKMHAEHQINITWINHSYNHRVSPTLPLKNNFLLLPGTNINFEVLETEKSMLKNGLLPSVFFRFPGLVSDRQLVFKITDFGLIPVGSDAWLAKGQKPQAGSIVLIHGNGNEPVGVNDFIKLIHSKTKAIAKKEWLLYDLRESVDKEFENKSDSTAQ; from the coding sequence ATGGTTAAAAAAATGCATGCGGAGCATCAAATAAACATTACCTGGATCAACCATTCCTATAACCATAGGGTTAGCCCTACCTTGCCGCTTAAAAATAATTTTTTACTGCTGCCGGGAACCAATATTAATTTCGAGGTGCTTGAAACAGAAAAGTCCATGCTGAAAAACGGTTTGCTGCCGTCTGTATTTTTCAGGTTTCCGGGTTTGGTATCTGATCGGCAGCTGGTATTTAAGATCACCGATTTCGGCCTTATCCCCGTTGGTTCTGATGCCTGGCTGGCTAAGGGGCAGAAACCCCAGGCAGGCAGCATCGTACTGATCCATGGCAATGGCAACGAACCGGTAGGGGTAAACGATTTTATTAAGCTGATCCATTCCAAAACAAAAGCGATTGCAAAAAAAGAATGGCTGTTGTACGATTTGCGGGAAAGCGTTGATAAAGAGTTTGAAAATAAATCCGATAGTACGGCACAATGA
- a CDS encoding polysaccharide deacetylase family protein: MTQTEVAHAQANYLKITNYKVYYGWATHYPQDWMIIRQFENEGKNYFLLVNPQTLETRIDEPSFYKVKPLTLSEARDFFRNSPYIKAIKKAERHSVNTQDAGIENGMPKQTGISLTADLCPSHRPLDKRIFTEIISEFQKVEYPVPVALSVSGIWMKQHQQDLEWLKKCMRSIK; this comes from the coding sequence TTGACGCAAACAGAGGTTGCCCATGCCCAGGCCAATTACCTCAAAATAACCAACTACAAAGTTTACTACGGTTGGGCTACGCATTATCCGCAGGACTGGATGATCATCCGGCAGTTTGAGAATGAGGGTAAAAACTATTTTTTGCTGGTAAACCCCCAAACACTTGAAACAAGAATTGACGAGCCGTCATTTTATAAAGTTAAGCCGTTGACGCTGTCTGAAGCACGTGATTTTTTTAGGAATTCGCCTTATATAAAGGCGATCAAAAAAGCCGAGAGGCATTCTGTAAACACCCAGGATGCCGGTATAGAAAATGGCATGCCCAAACAAACAGGTATCAGCCTTACGGCCGATCTTTGCCCGTCTCATCGCCCGTTGGATAAAAGAATATTTACGGAAATAATAAGCGAATTTCAAAAGGTGGAGTACCCCGTTCCGGTGGCGCTATCTGTCTCGGGGATCTGGATGAAACAACACCAACAGGACCTGGAATGGTTAAAAAAATGCATGCGGAGCATCAAATAA
- a CDS encoding pyridoxine 5'-phosphate synthase: protein MTRLSVNINKIATLRNSRGGNNPDLVQVAKDCERFGAQGITVHPRPDERHIRYQDVFDLKKIVTTEFNIEGNCQEQKFIDLVLANKPEQVTLVPDVLGQITSNHGWDTITHQQYLKDMIRVFKDAGIRVSIFVDPVAEMVEAAATTGTDRIELYTEAYAHQYHQNKEAAIAPYVKAAEIAHKVGLGINAGHDLDLQNLKYFAENIPGLDEVSIGHALICDALYYGLENTIQMYLRQLAIG, encoded by the coding sequence ATGACCCGTCTCTCCGTCAACATCAACAAAATAGCCACCCTGCGTAACTCGCGCGGCGGCAATAACCCCGACCTGGTACAGGTGGCCAAAGACTGCGAACGCTTTGGCGCCCAGGGCATAACTGTACACCCCCGGCCCGATGAAAGGCACATCCGTTACCAGGATGTTTTCGACCTGAAAAAAATTGTAACCACTGAATTTAATATTGAAGGCAACTGCCAGGAACAAAAATTCATCGACCTGGTGCTGGCCAACAAACCCGAACAGGTTACTTTGGTACCTGATGTTTTAGGGCAGATCACCTCCAACCATGGCTGGGATACCATTACCCACCAACAGTATTTAAAGGATATGATCAGGGTATTTAAGGATGCCGGCATCCGCGTATCGATATTTGTCGACCCGGTTGCAGAAATGGTTGAAGCCGCCGCCACCACGGGAACCGACCGTATTGAATTATATACCGAAGCCTATGCGCATCAATATCACCAAAATAAAGAAGCCGCTATTGCTCCTTATGTAAAAGCCGCAGAGATTGCACACAAAGTTGGCCTCGGAATAAACGCCGGGCACGACCTCGACCTTCAGAACCTGAAATATTTCGCTGAAAACATTCCGGGTTTGGATGAAGTGAGCATAGGCCATGCCTTGATCTGCGATGCTTTGTATTATGGCCTGGAAAATACGATTCAAATGTATTTAAGGCAATTGGCTATCGGATAA
- a CDS encoding gliding motility-associated C-terminal domain-containing protein: MLHKKFLLFFLLFLFSLRAFSAVFVVTSNADSGPGTLRDALMQAAANGSAAQDVIQFKLVDVSVAGRTITLITQLPDLSSNLLIDGTTQPGAPFGATNSRVEVSTPVNNDPFTTFNLLGINNVEIDGLYIYDYSYANSTWADLKTRYAFNIANSTNITIGAPGKGNLIRGFKDRVVNGNGVDFLNIQGNVIGLTPEDSATETGDNMPSGGISLYHCNNINIGGAGSAGNIFFIGIEINFAQNSTGNVLSIKSNNFGVFQDGVTTSFEYQLVSYVRVNTDFLNQFGFTASDAQKCATAQLDIENNTSGNFETVFSINALKGGINFYSNYLGLAGDGTTSLNSAQSRANEGLPVGISNCQAQVNFGTGDAAQANYLGDCFSAIAAANSPNIFIRKNVFNCISTGAYFNDAAAGVLPVVALNKTNTVGNQTTLSGTSNPGALIDVYSSESCTYANCSIRNYIETVTADNTGKWQANILNFSGIFYVSATVNNVTSEYKTFQIDATNVVVKNLRCTNIATISGLIVPTGLTYYWVDENGNIISHSLDLTVSKPGKYQLVLGGGCIVSEQFRVDDDRVIIYDNGLVKTDISCGTSNGSIKNLFVYDPLSEISTYVWKDGSGSVVGHTLEVAGLTAGDYTLTVNTSDGCVTTYGPVTLKNVSGPNIDQSNPNIQSTNCGQSTGSITNLVVTGTGTLKYTWWNSQQQTVGTTKDLLGQPAGTYKLEVMDDSQCGPVYSSDITIPETNGITLDETKATPGVASCSNNNGSITGIIVTGATKYIWTDAAGHSIITVDPDLLNVAPGDYTLTTSNTSGCSKTSQTYHVGQDPPTQYPVYAATIVPACFGKNNGSVSVATDLLVSSARWIDSQGLPKGGSSAQLTDVPAGTYQLFVTDKNGCENLYNSYTVTTIPQLQILPGSEKIVDDQCTLHTGVITNVQVSGGLQPYAWSWLDANKKIVSSTPDLSGVGAGVYTLIVNDASGCGLVSAAYTVQNQTDNIPAPAVSNLQLCSAGDALLQVSNPSAVYTYRLYDAQTGSTPMDEQANGNFKITVKSNTTYYVSQVSGDCESPRSAVQVSVGISAVDIANAFTPNGDGINDYWTINGIASYPSAIVQVFTRNGQKVFESIGYPKPFDGTYSGKQLPEGVYYYIINLKSNCNLLSGSLTIIR; this comes from the coding sequence ATGTTGCATAAAAAATTTTTACTTTTTTTCCTGTTATTTCTTTTCAGCCTGAGGGCATTTTCTGCCGTATTTGTGGTGACGAGCAATGCTGATTCGGGGCCGGGAACGCTGCGCGATGCTTTAATGCAGGCGGCGGCAAATGGTAGCGCTGCGCAAGATGTGATACAGTTTAAATTAGTGGATGTTAGTGTGGCGGGAAGGACAATTACCCTGATAACCCAACTGCCCGATCTGTCATCCAATCTTTTAATAGACGGTACCACCCAGCCCGGGGCGCCTTTTGGAGCCACCAATAGCCGCGTAGAAGTTTCGACGCCGGTTAATAACGACCCATTTACAACCTTCAATTTGTTGGGTATTAATAATGTCGAGATAGATGGCCTGTATATTTATGATTATTCTTACGCAAATTCAACCTGGGCTGACTTGAAAACGAGATATGCGTTTAACATTGCAAATTCAACCAATATTACTATCGGCGCGCCTGGTAAAGGGAACTTGATAAGAGGGTTTAAAGATCGGGTTGTTAACGGAAATGGAGTTGATTTTTTAAATATCCAGGGCAATGTTATCGGCCTGACACCCGAAGATAGTGCTACTGAAACTGGTGATAATATGCCCTCCGGCGGAATAAGCTTGTATCACTGCAATAATATCAATATAGGCGGTGCGGGTTCAGCAGGAAATATATTTTTCATAGGTATTGAAATCAACTTTGCTCAAAATTCAACTGGCAATGTGCTCAGTATCAAATCAAACAATTTTGGAGTTTTTCAGGATGGGGTAACCACATCATTTGAGTACCAATTAGTTTCTTATGTTAGGGTAAATACCGATTTTCTGAATCAATTTGGATTTACAGCATCGGATGCCCAAAAGTGCGCGACAGCCCAGTTAGATATTGAAAACAATACGAGTGGAAACTTTGAGACTGTTTTTTCCATAAACGCTTTGAAAGGGGGAATAAATTTTTATAGTAACTACCTTGGTCTAGCGGGCGATGGTACAACCAGTTTAAATTCCGCACAATCGCGTGCCAACGAAGGCCTGCCGGTAGGCATTTCAAACTGCCAGGCGCAGGTAAATTTTGGCACCGGCGATGCGGCACAAGCCAATTATTTAGGAGATTGTTTTAGTGCGATTGCGGCCGCCAATTCACCCAATATATTTATCCGCAAAAACGTGTTTAATTGTATATCTACAGGCGCCTATTTCAATGATGCAGCCGCTGGGGTGTTGCCCGTAGTAGCTCTTAACAAAACAAACACGGTAGGAAATCAAACAACATTGAGTGGCACTTCCAACCCTGGTGCGCTTATCGACGTTTATTCGTCAGAATCTTGCACCTATGCGAATTGCAGCATCCGAAATTACATCGAAACAGTTACAGCCGATAACACAGGTAAATGGCAAGCTAATATCTTGAATTTTAGCGGTATATTTTATGTATCAGCAACAGTAAACAATGTAACGTCTGAGTATAAAACTTTTCAAATAGATGCAACTAATGTAGTGGTTAAAAACCTTAGGTGCACTAATATTGCAACTATAAGCGGTTTAATTGTACCTACTGGGCTCACTTATTATTGGGTGGATGAAAATGGAAATATTATATCACATAGCCTTGACTTGACAGTAAGCAAGCCCGGTAAATATCAGTTGGTGCTGGGGGGTGGCTGTATAGTAAGCGAACAATTCCGGGTGGATGACGACCGTGTGATAATATACGATAACGGTTTGGTCAAAACCGATATATCCTGTGGAACAAGCAATGGATCGATAAAAAATTTATTTGTGTACGATCCCTTATCGGAAATCAGTACCTACGTTTGGAAAGATGGAAGCGGAAGCGTGGTAGGTCATACTTTAGAAGTTGCGGGATTAACGGCGGGTGATTATACCTTAACTGTCAATACGTCTGATGGCTGCGTAACAACCTACGGCCCCGTCACCCTAAAAAATGTTTCCGGCCCCAATATCGATCAATCCAACCCCAACATCCAATCCACCAATTGCGGCCAGTCGACCGGTTCAATTACTAACCTTGTTGTTACCGGAACAGGCACTTTAAAATATACCTGGTGGAACAGCCAGCAGCAAACTGTGGGTACCACCAAAGACCTTTTGGGACAACCTGCCGGAACCTATAAACTGGAGGTAATGGATGACAGCCAGTGCGGGCCGGTTTATAGCAGCGATATTACCATTCCCGAGACCAATGGTATCACCTTGGATGAAACTAAAGCTACGCCCGGCGTGGCAAGCTGCAGTAATAACAACGGGTCAATAACCGGGATCATAGTAACCGGGGCCACAAAATATATCTGGACAGATGCCGCCGGTCATTCAATTATTACCGTTGATCCCGATTTATTAAATGTAGCTCCAGGTGATTATACGCTTACCACATCAAACACATCCGGCTGCAGCAAAACAAGTCAGACTTACCACGTCGGGCAGGATCCGCCCACGCAATACCCTGTTTATGCGGCCACAATTGTTCCTGCCTGTTTCGGAAAAAACAATGGTTCTGTTTCAGTTGCGACAGACCTTTTGGTTAGCTCCGCGCGATGGATAGACAGCCAGGGTTTACCAAAAGGCGGGAGTTCGGCACAACTTACTGATGTTCCCGCCGGAACCTATCAGCTTTTTGTAACCGATAAAAACGGCTGCGAAAATTTATACAACAGTTATACGGTAACCACCATTCCGCAATTACAAATATTGCCGGGATCTGAAAAGATCGTTGACGATCAATGTACGTTGCATACCGGTGTTATTACAAACGTTCAGGTAAGTGGGGGCTTACAGCCGTACGCATGGTCGTGGCTGGATGCCAACAAAAAAATCGTCTCCTCAACGCCTGATCTCAGTGGCGTTGGCGCGGGCGTTTATACGCTAATTGTAAATGATGCGTCGGGCTGTGGATTGGTATCAGCTGCCTATACTGTCCAAAATCAAACAGATAATATTCCGGCGCCGGCTGTAAGCAATTTGCAATTATGCAGTGCAGGTGATGCCCTTTTGCAGGTAAGCAATCCATCAGCTGTTTACACCTATCGTTTGTACGATGCACAAACGGGCTCGACACCAATGGATGAGCAGGCCAACGGGAATTTCAAAATAACCGTTAAAAGCAATACCACATATTACGTGAGCCAGGTATCGGGCGATTGTGAGAGCCCCCGCAGTGCGGTGCAGGTGAGTGTTGGCATTAGTGCAGTTGATATTGCCAATGCTTTTACGCCCAATGGCGACGGGATTAATGATTATTGGACAATTAATGGAATTGCCAGCTACCCTTCGGCAATTGTACAGGTATTTACACGTAATGGCCAAAAAGTATTTGAATCAATAGGGTATCCTAAACCGTTCGACGGTACATACAGCGGGAAGCAACTCCCCGAGGGCGTTTATTACTATATCATCAACCTTAAATCCAACTGCAACCTGCTTTCGGGTAGTTTAACCATTATCCGATAG